The proteins below are encoded in one region of Pseudomonas putida NBRC 14164:
- the tatC gene encoding twin-arginine translocase subunit TatC, with translation MSIAMDPAAGMPLTEHLRDLRKRLVRCLALVAVVFAGLFPFAQTLYTLISEPLRRFLPEGASMIATSVTSPFLTPFKLTAMCALFVAMPLLLHQAWGFLAPGLYRRERRIALPLLVSSIVLFYAGMAFAFFLVFPMMFGFFASVTPDGVAMMTDISQYLDFILALFLAFGLAFEIPVATFIVVWVGLADVATLRRSRPYVIVGCFVVGMILTPPDVFSQTMLAVPMWVLFEVGLLACGMLKQPEQGKEIVAG, from the coding sequence ATGAGTATTGCGATGGACCCGGCGGCCGGCATGCCGCTGACCGAACACCTGCGCGACCTGCGCAAACGCCTGGTGCGTTGCCTGGCGCTGGTAGCAGTGGTGTTCGCCGGCCTGTTCCCTTTCGCCCAGACGCTGTACACGCTCATATCCGAGCCGCTGCGGCGCTTTTTGCCGGAAGGCGCGAGCATGATCGCCACCAGCGTCACCTCGCCGTTCTTGACACCCTTCAAGCTGACCGCAATGTGCGCACTGTTCGTGGCTATGCCGCTACTGCTGCACCAGGCCTGGGGTTTTCTGGCGCCGGGGCTGTACCGCCGAGAGCGGCGCATTGCCTTGCCGCTGCTGGTGTCGAGCATCGTGTTGTTCTATGCCGGCATGGCGTTCGCGTTCTTTCTGGTGTTCCCGATGATGTTCGGCTTTTTTGCCAGCGTAACGCCGGACGGCGTGGCGATGATGACCGATATCAGCCAGTACCTGGACTTCATCCTGGCGCTGTTCCTGGCGTTCGGGCTGGCGTTCGAGATCCCGGTGGCGACGTTCATCGTGGTCTGGGTGGGGTTGGCAGATGTAGCCACACTGAGGCGCAGCAGGCCCTACGTGATCGTCGGGTGCTTTGTGGTGGGGATGATCCTGACGCCGCCGGATGTGTTTTCGCAGACGATGCTGGCGGTGCCGATGTGGGTGCTGTTCGAGGTGGGGTTGCTGGCTTGTGGA
- the tatA gene encoding twin-arginine translocase TatA/TatE family subunit: MGGIGIWQLVIVLLIVFLLFGTKRLKGLGSDVGEAIQGFRKSMGGDADANAPGQAQVQQQAPLTGQATQQPQADRQA, from the coding sequence ATGGGTGGCATTGGAATCTGGCAACTGGTGATCGTACTGCTGATCGTATTTCTGCTGTTTGGTACCAAGCGCCTCAAGGGCCTTGGTAGCGATGTGGGCGAGGCGATCCAGGGTTTTCGCAAGTCCATGGGCGGCGACGCTGACGCCAACGCACCTGGCCAGGCGCAGGTTCAGCAACAGGCCCCACTGACCGGCCAGGCCACGCAGCAGCCTCAAGCGGACCGTCAGGCCTGA
- the tatB gene encoding Sec-independent protein translocase protein TatB, which yields MFEVGFSELLLVGVVALLVLGPERLPVAARTLGRGLGQARRAMHALRTQVEREIELPDLDSAPLQRLEQEIRQGISLNTEPANDAATVTLPKENAS from the coding sequence ATGTTCGAGGTAGGCTTCAGCGAGCTGCTGCTGGTTGGCGTCGTCGCGCTGCTGGTGTTGGGCCCGGAGCGCCTGCCGGTGGCAGCGCGCACCCTTGGCCGCGGCCTGGGCCAGGCGCGCCGGGCCATGCATGCCTTGCGCACGCAGGTAGAGCGCGAGATCGAGTTGCCCGACCTCGACAGCGCCCCCTTGCAGCGCCTGGAACAGGAGATCCGCCAAGGCATCAGCCTGAACACGGAGCCGGCCAATGACGCGGCCACCGTCACGCTGCCCAAGGAAAACGCCTCATGA
- the gspK gene encoding type II secretion system minor pseudopilin GspK, with protein MGGRQQQGAALLMVMVVLAMLAAGMAWLVEDGRRQVDEVRLLHQRVQARAMEQAGLAYAGQALRDPAWRLSPLFWQALRGQPLNYDFGAGHAQLRVRDQHTCFNVNALLGADGERAERQLRYLLGDDMAAERLVDALADWLDADSDTRLQGAESAQYLRQQPPRLAANQPMLDTSELNLLLESDSARQARYPMLCALPQVTGWRLNANALGLEHLPLLEALYEGRYSRSLLSRIISGRPASGYVDAAALRQALGAVDDETFERLSEGLLLNSGYFLLQLSFEEEGRAIRSEFQVEALGVVQWHARVPAQQVRVRSREPMAW; from the coding sequence ATGGGTGGCAGGCAACAGCAGGGTGCGGCCCTGCTGATGGTGATGGTGGTGTTGGCAATGCTGGCGGCGGGCATGGCCTGGCTGGTGGAAGATGGCCGGCGCCAGGTGGATGAAGTGCGCCTGCTGCACCAGCGGGTGCAGGCGCGGGCCATGGAGCAGGCTGGCCTGGCCTATGCCGGGCAGGCCCTGCGCGACCCCGCCTGGCGGCTTAGCCCGCTGTTTTGGCAGGCCTTGCGTGGGCAGCCGCTGAACTACGATTTTGGCGCCGGTCACGCGCAACTGCGGGTGCGCGACCAGCACACCTGCTTCAACGTCAATGCGCTGCTGGGCGCCGATGGCGAGCGTGCCGAACGCCAGTTGCGCTACCTGCTGGGCGACGACATGGCTGCCGAGCGCCTGGTCGATGCGCTGGCCGACTGGCTCGACGCCGACAGCGACACCCGCCTGCAGGGCGCCGAAAGCGCCCAGTACCTGCGCCAACAACCGCCGCGCCTGGCGGCCAACCAGCCGATGCTCGACACCAGCGAGCTGAACCTGCTGCTGGAGTCGGACTCCGCTCGCCAGGCTCGTTACCCGATGCTCTGCGCCTTGCCCCAGGTCACCGGCTGGCGCCTGAACGCCAATGCGCTTGGGCTGGAGCATCTTCCGTTACTGGAGGCGCTGTACGAAGGGCGCTATTCGCGGTCGTTGCTCAGCCGCATCATCAGCGGGCGGCCGGCGTCGGGGTACGTGGATGCGGCCGCGTTGCGCCAGGCGCTGGGGGCGGTGGATGACGAAACGTTCGAACGGCTGAGCGAAGGGTTGCTGCTGAACAGCGGGTATTTCCTGTTGCAGTTGTCGTTCGAGGAAGAGGGGCGGGCGATACGCAGCGAATTCCAGGTGGAAGCGCTGGGGGTGGTGCAATGGCATGCCCGGGTGCCGGCGCAGCAAGTGCGGGTGCGTAGCCGGGAGCCCATGGCCTGGTAG